The genomic DNA TGCCCCTTGTCCCTGTGATAGTCGCAGTACTTGTCGGGGTTTTTCTTGTGGTTCGGGACCTTCATCTTGGCGGGGCGAACAAACCTTGGCTTGCCCTTTATCTCATTGAGAATCTTGGAGATCGGCGCATTTAAGGGAGTAAATACGGACGAATCTCTATCTTGACGTCGTTCGGCCCCACGATCTATTTCTTTCCTTCCTTCTTTCATGTTATCCCTCCGGTCAGATCCTGATCTTGAGCCCTTGTATCGGTCGGCTCGCTTTGATATGTCGTCCCTTCTTGATTCTTTATATCCTCCAATATTTTCCATCTTTGGGCGAATATTCTCGCCTCTTACATATATATCATTTAGGGATTTTGGGGGAAAATCGTAAAGAGATGAGCGAAGCTTTTTACCTTTATAGGGGTCTAGCCCCGCCGTTAGGAAACCCATTGCTTTGATTTTATCCAGATTAGTGACCATCCCCGCTTCTTCCTTGAACCGAGCGAGATAAACTCCCAGCTCTTCATTCGCCCTCTGCGAATAGTGGACCAAGGCTTCGGTATCCTTCGCCTTTCGGCATAGGTGCGAGTAGTACTTTAAGAATTTCCTCTTCAACTGCTCATAAGACCCGATGAACCGAGGTTTTAGGGATTTGTACCACATCAAAACAGACCCTTTGAGATAAGTCTTGAATATTTTGCACAGCATGATATCGTTGTGGCCCATCCCAACCATCAGGAGTTCATACTTTTCACAGTGGTCCTCGGGGTCTCCTTTCCCGTTGAACTCGTTCATCTTGGGTAATTGTCTCTCTTCGCCCGGAGGGGGTCGGTATAGCTCAATCTCTTGTGTTACAACAGGTTCTCGATCGGGCCTCCTATCACCGAACAGGGCCTTCTCTAAGCGATTAAGCCTGAGGCGGGATCCATCGGGCTCCTCATCTGAATCAGAAGAGTAAGGTTGTTTAGCCCTCTTCCTTCGAGGATGCGAATCAGAGTCAGATTCATCTTCTTCGTCATACGCCCTACGTTCCCTTCTATCTTTATTCGCTCTGCCGGTCTCGTCGTCCCGCATCGCTTCCCTCAAGGTTCGTTCTTGCAGTTCAATTTCCTCCCTTTGCAGTTGCAGGGCCTTCAACCGGAGCGCATCAGCTTCTCTTTTCTTGGTTCGCGCTTCCGCTTCCTTGTCAACTTGATCAACTTTGGCTTTACCCTTCTCCGCGGCCTTTTCTGCCCGGATCTTTAGGAGTAAGGCCTGTTCTTCAGGGGTTAGCGTAATAACCCCGTCCTCGTCGATTAGGGTGGACGGTTGTCCTTTGTCGGTGAAACCAGGCGGCGATGAATGTTCATGAATTATTTTTGTCATAGTCTCGTTCTCAACTTGTGACTCTCgtatttcccacagacggcgccaaatgttacgcCCAGATCCTTTCGGTCCCTTGAACAGGCTTCGACTGGATTGAAGGTGGCTTCGGCCGTgcctgaaagtgaagagaatgtGAGAGTTTGgacccccgattcacctccggtgtgagaatcagaATCTGGTTGTAAGAATAGGGTAATAATACAAGAAAAGCAGAGTGTTTACGAGAGAATGTGTCTATCTTTTGTCTTACTTTTTTAGGGTTTTTATACCCGATTCTGCTTTAATGTCAGCCGTTACCAATCATTAAGGAGGGAGTGAAATGGGGGCGTTATGTCCCTTGTTCTGTCCAACGGTCTACAAGTATTGGGCCTCGGCCTGGACTTTCGTGGGCCTCTGTTTCTCGGGCCTGGAGGTCCTTCGGCCCAGTACCTTAACCGCTTATTGGGCCTTCGTTCAGTGGGCCTGGTTGGGCCTATAACAACAGGAAGAGACTCGATTTCGAGTCCTCTCAGTCCCACttgtttaatttaaatttatgttATTGATATGAATATTAGTATTGGTTATATTTGTTGTTGTCGATTGTAGCAAAAAGTATCGTACTATTGAGGGAAAGTGCGAAAAGTATCGTACGATTAAGAGGAAGTGCGAAAAGTATTGTACgattgagggggagtgttaaagaGTATAAAATCATGTTCGGATGTTCCTCTACCACCTTAAGATTTTAGACAGACCGGTTACTTAATAGTATTCAACTTAATTTTCATAAAGAAAACATACTTGTAGCACTAATGTCCATCGCAATAGTCCTATTCATATAATCTGAATCAGATGATCACATGTTATGTTAATAATCCTAGCAATTGCGGATCACAAAATTTTTAAGAACcattaatatcaaaagaaattTTAAATTCAAATCATATAATCTCTTTTATATATAATAGCATAACAAGGGGATAATAttttgagattaaaaagtcttattgaaaagactaaattacctctatttttaatatttatataaaagttatGTTTTGTGGAAATCGAACTCGGGTTGCTTAATTCTTCTATACAACCTCGTACCGccacaccatattgtcacatgtgttttttatcatacacataatatgtaagtgtgctaaaagaatattttatttaactttaaagataacTACTTGAATTCCCCAAAAAAAATGATAGTTACTtaaatatttgtataattaattttaaaaaactgaattccagatataaatttaggcataatacataaatggatttttattttatttattattattttttagtttgaaaacaacatttttttattataaaaagtaattaaaatgtatatatataatttttaaaaaaaatattgaaaatagaatcgcctatatataaataatctagtttggtattaaatatttagataagtttGAATTATAATGGGTCAatgaattttagtttattttgaatttgaaatcagaatttggtcattgttcaaaaaatactcgaaatttgactacatgactagccgaaaaacattgtcacattctacgtttagtaaatttaaattacaagttcgacgagaatatcttaccaataatgtgaaattttttgatatcttatattaatataaattaatgtgtttgaggtatttatagtttcaagtcaattgattatttgtattaaaattactaagtTCACTTATAGCGCAATAGTGttttgggacttgtcccgattttaaaaatatttgaaatttgatatgagatctcacgagatttgttaaaactacgatgatatattaaatcgatttattttcatttttcactttaaaaaaactagcattttaaaaagaattcttttagataaacaatatttattgatcaagataatattgtacaaatattttgaattattttaatattttgaattattcaaataaaagttatatttatactatattgtaacatttgattcaatacattttatactatttaaaaaatatatattgttcaataatttgaaggaattaaccagttcaactaatatttataaaattttatcgaattgaaaaatattcaattttaggaaaatagtatacaatattatcaaattattatatgaagaaatattagagttgtaatgaaagtaacttaaaaatagtttaaataacaatataattacaatttttccttcaaattcttgaaaaaaatcatgaacatcaataataagttttacaatatataatttatttttatgttacatgattgatactcggtcgcgtaaaaaacagatatggattgtttgtaagtgataatgtgaataccatatataaattattgtaatttatttattacataattttaatttttgaataattataaatacatgttatttaagtaatcaattgtctcactagatattaataatgattatacatgtacataaatcagatatttagcatataaataattgaaaccatcgtaatttTCTAAGAAATGTAATATACGATAATTCACATGCTAACACAGACATATATAACTTAATCCTATATTTTGTTAAGAGTAGTgtaaaaaaactaacatttttccgaacatacatacgttaaatttcaaaaactaacatttttcattaaaatcgacttttatattaacagtagtgtaaattttatattattttatattatgattgcaagtagttctgaattcagttattcattttttatctttttaaattgagtaagttaactGTAAGTTAGCgagaactcagtaataatatagaccatttatatagtttatttaaatgaaattcaaaatttttggtcaactctgtatttaacatatatgttaatttttaactttttctttGTAAATATACCAACGACATTATACATATTAAATTTATttgtttcattttaaacgtacactgactaccctatttatattcattcactaaatacaattatacaacacaaacaatAATACATATATTTTTCTTAATAAGTTATATTGGAAACATTGTGTAATTTAgtaatgtcttgtatgaaaatGATACACAGATAAATAAGTTAGACATTATACAATatttacaaataagaatataattaaaaatattataattgcatgtataaaaaattctagaaaatgtTGCACGAGTTATTATGCTAATTTTTCATATAAAGACATAAAAATCATTTGTTATATAATTTTTTCTGCCAAACAGTTGCAGGAACATGAACATGATCCCATCTACTAAAAGATAAATTTTACTTTCAACCGTTTATGTGTTCGGAGAAAAATTGAACCAATGACATGGTGAAACGGAACATGTTGTAAAGATTCATGTTGTAAGATTCTTTATATTTGCAAAAAACATGTCTCTGGACCCGGATAACCATTTCATTTAATTTGACCAATCGTACTAATACATACCTGCGTCAACATATATGATCGAATCATTATGTTTGAACAGATATACTCACTCCGTCCCGTTCATTTATATACATTCActgtttgcacgtatttcgagatTTCTATAACGTATAGTTTTTtgttgtttttttaatttttttttataaaagttgaaacattaaacttttattcagaaaaaaaaaattgaaaaaatattatgaaattacgttttagaaaaatattaaaaaacaaTATATAGAATTTAAGGAAGTATTTAACGGCCATAATGCTTGAATTAATACACGACTTTCATGGTTAACAAGTCGTAGTACATTAAGATTATCTAAAATGATATATATAGCTGAGTTCATAACTTTAACGTGTACGACTAAAATTTGTGATGATTAATCACGCTTCTTTAAAGTACTAATAATGTTATCATCAGCTTCCCTTAAATAATTCTATCTTACATGACATAAATTATGAATCAGGCCAAAATTGTACTCTCTCAGTCCCATAAAACTTCTCCATTTTTGACTTTTACCATATTCATGATAAGCGATTTACTATTAATTTACGTCTATTGCATAAGATCAAATATAATCCTGAGTAATCTTGTtagattcgtatttatgagtattttaatacaataaaacttttatatttaatactaatacgaaattaaagatattaacaatcaaaagtgtgcattgacaAACATGTCCAACACAAATAGGAAACGTTTTTAGAGACGGAGGAAGTAACACAATTATGCAAAATTAAAAACAATTCAACCACTCATTTGTTCAACCGAAATGTTCAGCAGCAGTGGAAAACGAATTCTTTTCCTATGCTAGTTTTTTTTAACCACATATTTATCCAACTTATATGTGTGTCGAGTAATCCTGAAAAAGAATAGTATATCATCGACTATTGAAAAATGATAACATATCATGATTCTCTACATAAATCAGCACTTACTTGAAATCGAATTTTGGACCTCGAAAACAGTAAGTAACTAAAGTCTCCGTCTGAACTAGTTGAGTTATCTGGCATGGATAATTATTCGTTTTTCTTTCATTTACCAAGAACTGTTTCTTTCTATTAATTTGTCATTCTATTTCTTCCAATCAACAGCACCGGAATATTGAATAAGCACGCAGGCGAGGCGATGAAAACGATGGTGTCGTGAGAGACTGACATTCGAATATAAACAATGGAAAAGTGAAAAtgattcaaaattttaaaaaatataatgcaagGGTCAGATATAGAGCCCGACCACATGAATAAGTACAAGTTAAATATTTTAACAATCATAGAATATATCCACGTGATTGCTGCACAACGATAATCTTTTCCGCCTCAATTACTTAATTACATTCCATGGCTGTATTTTATGAGATTTTCCAGACACATATTAGAAAGACCGGTATTTTATTTGTACAAGACGGCAAACTTAACATGGGGGAGTTAagtaaaattttagttatattttctaatatatacAGTGCCAATAATACTCTTGTTCGCAACAGCAACCGTTTTACACAGTCTCTCCGGCCGCATATCTCCATGGGAAccatagtttttattttatttttgatatTACTGAAATTTGGATATTACAGAAAGATATGATTAGTTTTCATTAGCGGTGACAATTACAATAATCGGATCAATTACGAATCTGATTAACTTTTGGATTATGACTACTCGGATCGGATGCGATTTGGTTCAAGTCTAGTTCAAATTAAAATCGGATAAAATTTGGATTAATATCGGACAAAATCAAGCTCAAAAATTTTTGGGCAATAACTTATTCATTTTTTCAATTTGTCATATTTAAAACAATACCTTTTTTAAAtgtaatatttttaatattttaatgtacttttacaaaaaattatgattaaataattatatatattaaacataaaattattttaagtataAATTTTACTTATTTCGAGTCATATTCGGTGAAGATGTTATATTACTCTGTTTAGATCCGCTTTTATTTATAATCAAATCTAGTATTTAGGATTATTTTCGGTTTGACTAATTTTCGGATCGGTTTAAATTAATTTTCGGATAATTATCGGACTATATAATTTTCAGATAATTTGGATCTCAGATTGAATCTTAGTTTTATGAATTTCGGTTTGATTTTTGGAATACAACAGATTTTGCGAGGGCTGGTTTTGATTGCGAAAGATAGTATATTTTTGACCAAATGTTTTTTGATTACACTCGGGAACTAatttagtaagttaaattgttcATTTATCAAACGGATTTTGATTAAACAAGCACCAGCGGTAGTATTTTGTTACGGCCCGAGTCAAAGAAAACTCACTTCTAGTCTTATATACAATGAATAATTAATGTGTCTAATTTACACATGCGCTCTTGGACTTGATAAAGTTTTCAGTTTTGCGTGCCTGAAATTAAACACAATTCAATGCATTTTAAGAGCACCTGAATCAATGGGTCAAACATGAGTAGTTGAAGCAATGTTGCAGTATTATCCTGTGTATAAAAAATATACTTTATGGATAAAAGTCTTTTAATTCTTTCTATTCtactaaaatttattaaaaaataaataaagtttcttgcatttattttttaaaatatccaAACAGTCTATGAGTATTGCAATTTCAATCCCACGTTACAAGTATTTGCCAACCAAAAAAAGTACTACAATTTAACGAGAATTTATAACTCATTTAATTGTCTGTATATCTCatatacttttaaaattatttttctgttatgtgattaaataaaattagttatCTATGACACTATTTTCTAATTTATATCAAAATTGAGCAAGTAAAAATCTCATTTTGAGCAGTAAAATATGCCGGGGTCGCCGGCTGAGCGTCGTTGTCTACGACCAACAACCTTACCATCGGACATTAGCATGGTCCAGGTACGGACAAATTGTCCAAGCTGTACTATGCTGACCTGGCACCACCTGGGTCCCAGCTGCCCCCCTAAATATAGCCATGCTGACGCAAAACCGGGTCTACGTGTCCCCTCTTCTTCAAACACTCAATATCCCCAAGACACAGTCAATATTACGAATGTTATCGCTCCGTCAGTCCATCCAACAAGTGAGTATTTGTATTAACAGGGCCCCACCTTCCGCTGACGTGGCATTTTAGCCAGGGACGTTACGTTTTGACCTTGGCCTATATAAATCATGTTTGTTAATGTACCTTCTCACAATCTCACAACACTAATAGTCTAATACAAAACACCATAGTTTTTTTTTCTATCAGAAAACATCTGCTCATGGCTGTTGACTCCACCATCTCGTCTCCGCTAGGCCCTCCGGCCTGCGAGAAAGACGCCAAAGCTCTTCAATTTATCGAAGAAATGACGAAAAATGCAGACCTGGTTCAGGAAAAGGTCCTGGAGGCTATTTTGAGTCGAAATGCTGAGACCGAGTATCTCAGCAAATTCGATCTCAAAAATGCAACCGATCGTGAAACCTACAAGTCTAAAGTACCTGTCGTAAACTACGAAGATCTTCAGCCTTACATTCAACGGATCGCCAATGGAGATCGCTCTTCTATATTGTCATCTCATCCCATATCTGAATTTCTCACCAGGTACAACTTTTTTCATGAAATTTTCAACTATGTTTTTTCCCTTTGTATATTGAAAACATTAAAAAAATTGTTTAATTGAATATGTTAAGTAACCAGTCGCACGGTAGAGTAAGGTCTGAACATGATCCTATAGTAACTGAATATTCTTTTGAATCTATTACAGTACGACTTTGTAGATATCTTAATATATGTAAACGTGTTACGTGTGTACTGTTTATTAAGGAGTTCTGATTTACAGTTCAGGGACTTCTGCCGGCGAGAGAAAGCTGATGCCAACAATCGCCGAGGAATGGGACCGTAGACAAAAGCTATACAGCCTTCTCATGCCTGTGATGAATCTGTAAGTTTCGATAATTCATGTAATTTAGCTAGGAAATTTGTATAATTATATGAATAGTTTTTTACTAATCTGTTTAAATTTTGGTATATGTtgttaattcataaattatttttttcaGATACGTACCGAATCTGAACAAAGGGAAGGGCTTGTACTTCCTGTTCATAAAGGCGGAGACGCAGACTCCTAGCGGCTTAGTAGCACGGCCAGTGTTGACGAGCTACTACAAGAGTTCGCAGTTCAGAACCAGGCCATATGACCCTTACAATGTTTACACTAGCCCTGATGAGACCATTCTTTGTGCGAATTCCTTCCAAAGCATGTACTCTCAAATGCTTTGTGGCCTCATCATGCGCCAAGAAGTTCTTCGTATGGGGGCTGTTTTTGCCTCCGGTCTCGTCAGAGCTGTCAAGTTCCTCCAGCTCAATTGGAGGCAATTGGCCCATGACATTGCCACGGGAACGTTGAACCCTGAAATAAATGACTCGGCTGTCAGGGAATGTATTTCGGGGATCTTGAAGCCTGATCCGGAACTTGCTCAGTTCATTACTGATCAATGCTCGGGTGAGAACTGGGAAGGGATCATTGTGAGGATTTGGCCTAATACAAAGTATCTTGATGTTATTGTTACTGGTGCGATGGCTCAGTACATTCCTACCCTGGATTATTACAGTAACGAGTTGCCAAAATATTGCACCATGTATGCATCTTCCGAATGTTATTTTG from Apium graveolens cultivar Ventura chromosome 5, ASM990537v1, whole genome shotgun sequence includes the following:
- the LOC141723591 gene encoding putative indole-3-acetic acid-amido synthetase GH3.1, producing MAVDSTISSPLGPPACEKDAKALQFIEEMTKNADLVQEKVLEAILSRNAETEYLSKFDLKNATDRETYKSKVPVVNYEDLQPYIQRIANGDRSSILSSHPISEFLTSSGTSAGERKLMPTIAEEWDRRQKLYSLLMPVMNLYVPNLNKGKGLYFLFIKAETQTPSGLVARPVLTSYYKSSQFRTRPYDPYNVYTSPDETILCANSFQSMYSQMLCGLIMRQEVLRMGAVFASGLVRAVKFLQLNWRQLAHDIATGTLNPEINDSAVRECISGILKPDPELAQFITDQCSGENWEGIIVRIWPNTKYLDVIVTGAMAQYIPTLDYYSNELPKYCTMYASSECYFGLNLKPVCMPSEVSYTIMPNMGYFEFLPHDDQSVSRDSPRLLDLAELVVGKEYELVISTYAGLCRYRVGDILRVTGFYNSAPQFKFLRRKNVLLSIDADKTNEEELQNAIDNASVLLREFNTSIVEYTSFSDTKTIPGHYVIYWELLAKDSANSPTPEVLDQCCLAMEESFNTVYRQGRVADNSIGPLEIRVVKNGTFEELMDYAISRGASINQYKVPRCVSFTPIMELLDSRVISTHFSPTAPKWTPERRR